A region of Myxococcus stipitatus DSM 14675 DNA encodes the following proteins:
- a CDS encoding 2-oxoglutarate dehydrogenase E1 component — MANFQDTFLSGANIDFIEGLYARYLEDPSSVDASWREVFERNDGAGRPIFNTKLLEVPAPAVQPGKNGKAAAKEAPAAAAAPAPAAPAAAPSQALELQSKVDQTLFAFRLRGHLRARLDPLDRPRPALEHIADVGMVDDGHFSAREREQEVESSGAFEQQRVKLGDLLNRLHRTYTGSIGVEVMQILDSQRRRWLMQRMEHSENHTAFSVDDQRHILTKLSYAEGFENFLHTKYVGAKRFSLDGGEALIPMMDAIAEVGASLGLKEVVIGMAHRGRLNVLTNILGKQPSQIFSEFDGPKDPKAYLGRGDVKYHMGFSSDHVTRQGKNVHLSLAFNPSHLEAVNPVVEGRVRAKQERFGDTERVGVMPLLIHGDAAFMGQGVVAETLNLSGLKGYNTGGTLHVVINNQVGFTTDPHDSRSSIYATAIAQMLDIPIFHVNGDDPEACVHVARLAAEYRQTFHSDVVIDLICYRRYGHNEGDDPSFTQPAMYDLIRKHPTVRTLYAKTLAEQSRIPAEESEAIKQRCLQEFDAALARARQESQFKEPSALEGLWKTYQGGVQKNAPQVKTAVEKATLRDALQRLCALPEGFHVHRDVERTVIKKRLGMLDSEELQWSEGESLAYATLLAEGHPVRLSGQDCERGTFSHRHAVLHDVQTGTEYTPLQQFSTGRARFQVVNSALSEMGVLGFEYGYSLDVPEGLTIWEAQFGDFANGAQIIIDQFIAAGESKWRRLSGVTLLLPHSYEGQGPEHSSARLERFLDLSAEDNIQVCYPTTPAQIFHLLRRQVLRPVRKPLVIMSPKSLLRRPEATSKLEELATGSFQEVILDKVAPAGVTRLLLCSGKVYYDLVKARDERKDDSIAIVRLEQLYPFPGDELASLLSKLPKLTEMYWVQEEPKNAGAWHYMFPRMHDLVSSRSQPQVKLGYIGRAEAASPATGFPKTHEIEQQLIIEEAIFRGTKHGR, encoded by the coding sequence ATGGCGAACTTCCAGGACACGTTCCTTTCCGGCGCCAACATCGACTTCATCGAGGGGCTCTATGCCCGCTACCTCGAGGACCCCTCCAGCGTGGACGCGAGCTGGCGGGAGGTCTTCGAGCGGAACGATGGTGCCGGCCGTCCCATCTTCAACACGAAGCTGCTGGAGGTGCCCGCGCCGGCCGTTCAGCCTGGCAAGAATGGCAAAGCCGCCGCCAAGGAGGCTCCGGCGGCCGCCGCGGCCCCGGCTCCGGCGGCGCCCGCGGCCGCGCCCTCCCAGGCGCTGGAGCTGCAGTCCAAGGTGGACCAGACGCTCTTCGCCTTCCGCCTGCGCGGCCACCTGCGCGCCCGGTTGGATCCGCTGGACCGTCCGCGCCCCGCGCTGGAGCACATCGCGGACGTGGGCATGGTGGATGACGGCCACTTCTCCGCGCGCGAGCGCGAGCAGGAAGTGGAGAGCAGCGGCGCCTTCGAGCAGCAGCGCGTGAAGCTGGGCGACCTGCTCAACCGCCTGCACCGCACGTACACCGGCAGCATCGGCGTGGAGGTCATGCAGATTCTCGACAGCCAGCGCCGCCGCTGGCTGATGCAGCGCATGGAGCACAGCGAGAACCACACCGCGTTCTCCGTGGATGACCAGCGCCACATCCTCACCAAGCTCTCCTACGCGGAGGGCTTCGAGAACTTCCTGCACACGAAGTACGTGGGCGCCAAGCGCTTCAGCCTGGACGGCGGAGAGGCGCTCATCCCCATGATGGACGCCATCGCCGAGGTCGGCGCCAGCCTGGGCCTGAAGGAAGTCGTCATCGGCATGGCCCACCGCGGCCGCCTCAACGTGCTGACGAACATCCTGGGCAAGCAGCCCAGCCAGATCTTCAGCGAGTTCGACGGCCCCAAGGACCCCAAGGCGTACCTGGGCCGCGGCGACGTGAAGTACCACATGGGCTTCTCGTCGGACCACGTCACGCGCCAGGGGAAGAACGTCCACCTGTCGCTGGCCTTCAACCCCAGCCACCTGGAGGCCGTCAATCCGGTGGTCGAGGGCCGCGTGCGCGCCAAGCAGGAGCGCTTCGGCGACACCGAGCGCGTGGGCGTCATGCCGCTGCTCATCCACGGCGACGCGGCCTTCATGGGCCAGGGCGTCGTCGCGGAGACTCTCAACCTGTCGGGCCTCAAGGGCTACAACACCGGCGGCACCCTCCACGTCGTCATCAACAACCAGGTCGGCTTCACCACCGACCCGCATGACTCCCGCTCCTCCATCTACGCCACCGCCATCGCGCAGATGCTGGACATCCCCATCTTCCACGTGAACGGAGATGACCCGGAGGCGTGCGTGCACGTGGCGCGGCTGGCGGCGGAGTACCGCCAGACGTTCCACAGCGACGTGGTCATCGACCTCATCTGTTACCGCCGCTACGGCCACAACGAGGGTGACGACCCGTCCTTCACGCAGCCGGCGATGTACGACCTCATCCGCAAGCACCCGACGGTGCGCACGCTCTACGCGAAGACGCTCGCGGAGCAGTCGCGGATTCCGGCCGAGGAGTCGGAGGCCATCAAGCAGCGCTGCCTCCAGGAGTTCGACGCGGCGCTCGCCCGCGCGCGCCAGGAGAGCCAGTTCAAGGAGCCCAGCGCGCTGGAGGGCCTGTGGAAGACGTACCAGGGCGGCGTGCAGAAGAACGCCCCCCAGGTGAAGACGGCCGTGGAGAAGGCCACGCTGCGCGACGCGCTCCAGCGCCTGTGCGCGCTGCCCGAGGGCTTCCACGTCCACCGCGACGTGGAGCGCACCGTCATCAAGAAGCGCCTGGGCATGCTGGACAGCGAGGAGCTCCAGTGGAGCGAGGGCGAGTCGCTCGCGTACGCCACCCTGCTGGCGGAGGGCCACCCGGTCCGCCTGTCCGGCCAGGACTGTGAGCGCGGCACGTTCAGCCACCGTCACGCGGTGCTGCACGACGTGCAGACGGGCACCGAGTACACGCCGCTGCAGCAGTTCTCCACCGGCCGCGCCCGCTTCCAGGTCGTCAACAGCGCCCTGTCGGAGATGGGCGTGCTGGGCTTCGAGTACGGCTACAGCCTGGACGTCCCGGAGGGCCTGACCATCTGGGAGGCCCAGTTCGGCGACTTCGCCAACGGCGCGCAGATCATCATCGACCAGTTCATCGCCGCGGGTGAGAGCAAGTGGCGCCGGCTCAGCGGCGTGACGCTGCTGCTGCCGCACTCCTACGAAGGCCAGGGCCCGGAGCACTCCAGCGCCCGCCTGGAGCGCTTCCTGGACCTGTCCGCCGAGGACAACATCCAGGTCTGCTACCCCACGACGCCCGCGCAGATCTTCCACCTCCTGCGCCGCCAGGTGCTGCGCCCGGTGCGCAAGCCCCTGGTCATCATGTCGCCCAAGAGCCTGCTGCGCCGGCCGGAGGCCACCAGCAAGCTGGAGGAGCTGGCCACGGGCTCATTCCAGGAGGTCATCCTGGACAAGGTCGCCCCGGCGGGCGTCACGCGCCTGCTGCTGTGCAGCGGCAAGGTCTATTACGACCTCGTGAAGGCCCGCGACGAGCGCAAGGACGACAGCATCGCCATCGTCCGCCTGGAGCAGCTCTACCCGTTCCCGGGTGACGAGCTGGCCAGCCTGCTCTCCAAGCTGCCGAAGCTGACGGAGATGTACTGGGTGCAGGAAGAGCCGAAGAACGCCGGCGCGTGGCACTACATGTTCCCGCGCATGCACGACCTGGTGTCGTCGCGCTCGCAGCCGCAGGTGAAGTTGGGGTACATCGGCCGCGCGGAGGCCGCCAGCCCCGCGACAGGCTTCCCCAAGACTCACGAAATCGAGCAGCAGCTCATCATCGAGGAAGCCATCTTCCGAGGGACCAAGCATGGCCGTTGA
- a CDS encoding BamA/TamA family outer membrane protein, translated as MALSLLAFIVVPLALTPSQAEPASGTPAPVVAAPSSQAPGEETAPALSQGHYEEALIAESLARHGRTLEPAPEGQVLTEVLIDTEEVVAESDPYPNFLNLFHVRTREEVVRREVLLAEGQPYSLQLADETARNLRGLRLFSVVRVVPLKGKTPGTVTLLVVTKDLWSLRLNSDFSAVGSLLQYLRLQGTEQNLLGRGKKLALDFTLRLDTLSFGQSFTDPRLFGSRWALTESAAVIIGRESGKAEGSRGSLSVSRPLFSLSTPWSMSTSVAWNVETNRVYRGADIWELPFPDGEPVPYVYRTEEVAGSAAYTRSLGLRYKWNVSGGVGAYHYAYNPPSSSMLSEAQVDWFRRNYLPRAEDAGYVLLALRAFEARYEVLRDVDSYVLSEDYQMGHWVSATVRYAPPVFRDDAHFAEAGLAARYRWRWGEALTTVSAAGAIRRQLGEGAEWNNRHWAAELMQVSPKVLGGRFVARGLLDVNIDDLFDRVTLLGGGNGLRGAPADEYSGKRMLLVNVEYRTAPVVIKTVHVGGVLFVDSGSAFNDRPDMVTSVGVGLRVLFPQFNVVPFRLDFGYVLNGDRPPIGSRFSFAGGQLTDLRPGFLDSPL; from the coding sequence GTGGCCCTCTCCCTGCTGGCCTTCATCGTCGTTCCTCTCGCACTGACGCCGTCGCAGGCGGAGCCCGCTTCGGGGACACCCGCCCCGGTGGTCGCGGCGCCTTCCTCACAAGCGCCTGGCGAAGAGACCGCGCCGGCGCTCTCCCAGGGACATTACGAGGAAGCGCTCATCGCCGAGTCGCTGGCCCGTCACGGCCGCACGTTGGAGCCGGCGCCCGAGGGTCAGGTGCTGACGGAGGTGCTCATCGACACCGAGGAGGTGGTGGCGGAGAGCGACCCGTATCCGAACTTCCTCAACCTCTTCCACGTGCGCACGCGCGAGGAGGTCGTCCGTCGCGAGGTGTTGCTCGCCGAGGGGCAGCCCTATTCCTTGCAGCTGGCCGACGAGACGGCGCGCAACCTGCGGGGGCTTCGTCTCTTCTCCGTCGTGCGTGTGGTTCCGCTGAAGGGGAAGACACCTGGGACGGTGACGCTGCTGGTCGTCACGAAGGACCTGTGGTCGCTGCGGCTCAACAGCGACTTCTCCGCGGTGGGCTCGCTGCTGCAGTACCTGCGGCTGCAAGGCACCGAGCAGAACCTCCTGGGCCGAGGCAAGAAGCTGGCGCTGGACTTCACCCTTCGCCTGGACACGTTGAGCTTCGGGCAGAGCTTCACGGACCCTCGGCTGTTCGGCAGTCGGTGGGCATTGACGGAGTCCGCCGCCGTCATCATCGGCCGCGAGAGTGGCAAGGCCGAAGGCTCTCGCGGAAGCCTCTCCGTCAGCCGTCCGCTCTTCTCGCTCTCCACGCCGTGGAGCATGTCCACGTCCGTCGCGTGGAACGTGGAGACCAATCGCGTCTACCGGGGCGCGGACATCTGGGAGCTCCCGTTCCCCGACGGCGAGCCCGTGCCGTATGTGTATCGGACGGAGGAGGTGGCGGGCTCGGCCGCGTACACGCGCTCGCTGGGGCTCCGCTACAAATGGAACGTGAGTGGTGGCGTGGGCGCGTACCACTACGCCTACAACCCGCCCTCGTCGTCGATGCTGAGCGAGGCCCAGGTCGACTGGTTCCGTCGCAACTACCTGCCTCGCGCGGAGGACGCGGGCTACGTCCTGCTGGCCCTGCGCGCGTTCGAGGCGCGGTACGAGGTGCTGCGCGACGTGGACTCGTATGTCCTCTCCGAGGACTACCAGATGGGGCACTGGGTCTCCGCGACGGTGCGCTACGCGCCGCCCGTGTTCCGGGACGATGCCCACTTCGCGGAGGCGGGGCTCGCCGCGCGCTACCGCTGGCGATGGGGCGAGGCGCTCACCACCGTGTCCGCGGCGGGGGCCATCCGGCGACAGCTGGGGGAGGGCGCGGAGTGGAACAACCGCCACTGGGCCGCGGAGCTGATGCAGGTGTCGCCCAAGGTGCTGGGCGGACGCTTCGTGGCGCGTGGGTTGTTGGATGTGAACATCGACGACTTGTTCGACCGCGTCACCTTGCTCGGCGGTGGCAACGGCCTGCGCGGCGCACCGGCGGATGAGTACTCCGGCAAGCGGATGCTGCTGGTGAACGTGGAGTACCGCACCGCGCCCGTGGTCATCAAAACCGTGCACGTGGGCGGCGTGCTCTTCGTCGACTCGGGCAGCGCGTTCAACGACAGGCCCGACATGGTGACGTCGGTGGGCGTGGGCTTGCGCGTGTTGTTCCCGCAGTTCAACGTCGTGCCCTTCCGCCTCGACTTCGGCTACGTGCTCAACGGAGACCGCCCGCCCATCGGCAGCCGGTTCTCGTTCGCGGGCGGCCAGCTCACGGACCTGCGGCCGGGCTTCCTCGACTCGCCCCTGTAG
- a CDS encoding cold-shock protein, translated as MATGTVKWFNDAKGFGFITQDGGGEDVFCHHTAINMDGFRTLAEGQKVEFEVTRGPKGLQAQNVRAG; from the coding sequence ATGGCAACCGGTACCGTGAAGTGGTTCAACGACGCGAAGGGCTTCGGCTTCATCACCCAGGACGGCGGGGGCGAGGACGTTTTCTGCCACCACACCGCCATCAACATGGATGGCTTCCGCACCCTCGCCGAGGGTCAGAAGGTGGAGTTCGAAGTGACGCGTGGCCCCAAGGGCCTTCAGGCGCAGAACGTTCGCGCGGGCTGA
- the odhB gene encoding 2-oxoglutarate dehydrogenase complex dihydrolipoyllysine-residue succinyltransferase, whose translation MAVELKVPPLGESITEAVVGKWNKKAGDAVTADEPLVVLETDKVTIDVPAPAAGSLASVAFKEGDKVRVGDVLGLIEAGAGAPAAKPAAAAPAAPAPAPVAAAAEASGGSDARITPTARKMAEENKLDVSQLKGSGTAGRITKEDVLGQLNRPTAPSQPAAPATPAGPRPNAAREERVRMTPLRKRVAERLVQAQSTAALLTTFNEVDMGEVMALRKKYNDKFLAKHGVKLGFMSFFVRASIEALKAFPQVNGEIDGEDVIFKHYYDIGVAVSGSRGLVVPVLRNADKLSLAELEKGVADLGTRARNDKLGLADLQGGTFTITNGGIFGSMLSTPIINPPQTGILGMHNIVERPVVRDGQIVIRPIMYVALTYDHRLIDGREAVQFLVRVKECIEDPERLLLDV comes from the coding sequence ATGGCCGTTGAACTGAAAGTGCCCCCCCTGGGTGAGTCCATCACCGAGGCCGTCGTCGGCAAGTGGAACAAGAAGGCCGGTGACGCGGTGACGGCGGACGAGCCGCTCGTCGTCCTTGAGACCGACAAGGTCACCATCGACGTGCCCGCTCCCGCGGCCGGCTCCCTGGCCAGCGTCGCCTTCAAGGAGGGCGACAAGGTGCGCGTGGGTGACGTGCTCGGCCTCATCGAGGCCGGTGCCGGCGCTCCCGCCGCCAAGCCCGCCGCCGCTGCTCCCGCCGCCCCGGCTCCGGCTCCCGTGGCCGCCGCCGCGGAGGCCTCGGGGGGCTCGGATGCCCGCATCACGCCGACGGCCCGGAAGATGGCGGAGGAGAACAAGCTGGACGTCTCCCAGCTGAAGGGCAGCGGCACCGCGGGCCGCATCACCAAGGAGGACGTGCTCGGCCAGCTCAACCGCCCGACCGCGCCCTCTCAGCCCGCCGCCCCGGCCACGCCCGCGGGCCCCCGCCCCAACGCCGCCCGCGAGGAGCGCGTGCGCATGACGCCGCTGCGCAAGCGCGTCGCGGAGCGCCTGGTCCAGGCCCAGTCCACCGCCGCCCTGCTCACCACCTTCAACGAGGTGGACATGGGCGAGGTGATGGCCCTGCGCAAGAAGTACAACGACAAGTTCCTCGCGAAGCACGGCGTGAAGCTGGGCTTCATGAGCTTCTTCGTCCGCGCGTCCATCGAAGCCCTCAAGGCCTTCCCGCAGGTGAACGGGGAGATTGACGGCGAGGACGTCATCTTCAAGCACTACTACGACATCGGAGTGGCGGTGAGCGGCAGCCGCGGCCTGGTCGTCCCCGTGCTGCGCAACGCGGACAAGCTGTCCCTGGCGGAGCTGGAGAAGGGCGTCGCGGACCTGGGCACCCGGGCTCGCAACGACAAGCTGGGCCTGGCGGACCTCCAGGGCGGCACCTTCACCATCACCAACGGCGGCATCTTCGGCTCCATGCTGTCCACGCCCATCATCAACCCGCCGCAGACGGGCATCCTGGGCATGCACAACATCGTGGAGCGCCCCGTCGTGCGCGACGGGCAGATTGTCATCCGCCCCATCATGTACGTCGCCCTCACCTACGACCACCGGCTGATTGACGGCCGCGAGGCCGTCCAGTTCCTCGTGCGCGTCAAGGAGTGCATCGAGGACCCGGAGCGTCTGCTGTTGGACGTCTGA
- the fabI gene encoding enoyl-ACP reductase FabI has translation MLLKGKKLLITGVLTPQSLAFGIAEHALEQGAEILLTGFGRALSLTERSAKRLKPGIEVLELDVTNPAHFAALTGEIQKRWDRVDGVLHGIAYAPDDALGGNFLNTPWESVQTAFRISAFSLKELAVACAPLMPPGGSIVTLDFDNRVAWPIYDWMGVCKAALESTVRYLARDLGPKGIRVNALAAGPLSTMAAKGIPGFKVLEQYWGQQAPLGWNSKTSHDMVSRTACALLSDWLPSTTGEMIHVDGGYHAIGAPPVPPEAAEGAPPAATKPPSP, from the coding sequence ATGCTGCTTAAGGGCAAGAAGCTGCTCATCACCGGGGTGCTCACGCCCCAGTCCCTCGCCTTCGGCATCGCCGAGCACGCGCTCGAGCAGGGCGCGGAGATCCTCCTGACGGGCTTTGGCCGGGCCCTGTCGCTCACGGAGCGCAGCGCGAAGCGGCTCAAGCCGGGCATCGAGGTGCTGGAGCTGGACGTGACCAACCCCGCGCACTTCGCCGCGCTGACGGGGGAGATCCAGAAGCGCTGGGACCGGGTGGACGGCGTGCTGCACGGCATCGCCTACGCCCCGGACGACGCCCTGGGCGGCAACTTCCTCAACACGCCCTGGGAGAGTGTGCAGACGGCGTTCCGCATCTCGGCGTTCTCCCTCAAGGAGCTGGCCGTGGCGTGCGCGCCGCTGATGCCGCCGGGCGGCTCCATCGTGACGCTGGACTTCGACAACCGCGTGGCGTGGCCCATCTACGACTGGATGGGGGTGTGCAAGGCCGCGCTGGAGTCCACGGTGCGCTACCTGGCGCGGGACCTGGGCCCCAAGGGCATCCGGGTGAACGCGCTGGCCGCGGGGCCGCTGTCCACCATGGCGGCCAAGGGCATCCCTGGCTTCAAGGTGCTGGAGCAGTACTGGGGTCAGCAGGCGCCCCTGGGCTGGAACTCCAAGACGAGCCACGACATGGTCTCCCGGACCGCGTGTGCCCTGCTGTCGGATTGGCTGCCCTCCACCACGGGCGAAATGATCCACGTGGACGGTGGCTACCACGCCATTGGCGCACCGCCAGTGCCCCCCGAGGCGGCGGAAGGTGCTCCTCCGGCGGCGACCAAGCCGCCCAGCCCGTAG
- a CDS encoding UPF0489 family protein, with amino-acid sequence MKNDHNALRHLRLAGVIRLGLGGGRGPTDAYVFDPHRLALPAWVLALEAVGAPALLVTLDRHLDVVVPERPAAVPDVSAGLRALDEHARWELDVRNYDHILAAMEAGIVGDALLIARTRPRGAFAGDTYVDTRGRPHRLVTVSTVDRAAEAWNHPAPGDAVREVLEKAERVLLDVDLDCFTSLSDADPTTVLPWPRAIIREFLLPEGSEPFWDAVLEKTVALTLAREPHHCGGLLAGGALFQDAAEVLFRELLRVEPP; translated from the coding sequence ATGAAGAACGACCACAACGCCCTGCGCCATCTGCGGCTCGCGGGAGTCATCCGATTGGGACTGGGGGGCGGCCGAGGCCCCACGGACGCCTACGTGTTCGACCCTCACCGGCTGGCGCTCCCCGCCTGGGTGCTCGCACTGGAGGCGGTGGGAGCGCCCGCCCTGCTGGTGACACTCGACCGCCACCTGGACGTGGTGGTGCCCGAGCGCCCGGCGGCCGTGCCGGATGTCTCGGCGGGGCTCAGGGCCCTGGACGAGCACGCTCGGTGGGAGCTGGATGTGCGCAACTACGACCACATCCTCGCGGCGATGGAGGCGGGGATTGTCGGGGACGCCTTGTTGATTGCACGCACGCGGCCTCGCGGCGCCTTCGCGGGAGACACGTACGTGGACACCCGAGGCCGCCCGCACCGGCTCGTCACGGTGTCCACGGTGGACCGCGCCGCGGAGGCGTGGAACCACCCCGCTCCCGGCGACGCGGTGCGCGAGGTGCTGGAGAAGGCGGAGCGGGTGCTGCTCGACGTGGACCTGGACTGCTTCACGTCGCTGAGCGACGCGGACCCGACGACGGTGCTGCCCTGGCCTCGCGCCATCATCCGCGAGTTCCTGCTGCCGGAAGGCTCCGAGCCCTTCTGGGACGCAGTGCTGGAGAAGACGGTGGCGCTGACGCTCGCGCGCGAGCCGCATCACTGCGGCGGACTGCTCGCGGGAGGCGCGCTGTTCCAGGACGCGGCGGAGGTGCTGTTCCGGGAGCTGTTGCGCGTCGAGCCCCCGTGA
- a CDS encoding S9 family peptidase, whose amino-acid sequence MRQVLTAALLFVSAPAFAQEVKPLLMSPTERTQDTFLRQLAETRNFSSGRPVGVKVTPDEKQVLFLRTAATSNVQTLYAFDVATGQTKEVLTPEAILKGSEETLTPEEKARRERMRVSARGFTTYQISEDGSRLLVPLSGRLYVVERASGKVTELKTGAGVLDPRFSKDGKQVAYVRDNDVYRISVDGNKEQRVTKGGSDAKSNGVAEFVAQEEMGRFSGYWWSPDGKHVAYTESDTSEVEKLTIVDVMHPERGGEVFAYPRPGKANAKVRLGVTPVTGGKTTWVKWDVAKYPYLATVTWPKGGPLTVLVQNRQQTEQQLLAVDPATGKSRELLVEKDSAWLNLEQDFPLWLDDGAGFLWYTERNGGPEVELRKADGSLERSLVKPDAGFRGLARFVQKDRTLYFTGGPNPTQSALWRVKDGGAPERATGSKAEGIETGYASSEGGVLVVNTSSLKSMSKTQILRADGTRLGELPEVAQEPPFIPNTELRQVGSKGFWASITRPRDFKPGKKLPVIVEVYGGPTTTVVHHSMTAHLMAQWMADQGFLVVKFDGRGTPLRGHDWERAVKFDFVTATLDDQAEAIQELARVMPEVDIKRVGIQGWSFGGYMAALAALKRPDVFKASVAGAPVVDWLDYDTHYTERYLGVPQENPEAYEKSSLLTYAKKDAPIGKLLLIHGTADDNVYFFHTLKLSDALFRAGKPHELLPLSGLTHMVPDPVVKERQWETVMNHFKKNL is encoded by the coding sequence ATGCGCCAGGTCCTTACCGCCGCGCTCCTGTTCGTGAGCGCGCCTGCCTTCGCCCAGGAAGTAAAGCCCCTCCTCATGTCCCCCACGGAGCGAACCCAAGACACCTTCCTCCGCCAGCTCGCGGAGACGCGTAACTTCTCGAGCGGCCGTCCCGTCGGAGTGAAGGTCACCCCCGACGAGAAGCAGGTCCTCTTCCTGCGCACGGCCGCCACCTCCAACGTGCAGACGCTCTACGCGTTCGACGTGGCGACGGGGCAGACGAAGGAGGTCCTGACCCCCGAGGCCATCCTCAAGGGCTCCGAGGAGACCCTCACCCCCGAGGAGAAGGCCCGCCGCGAGCGCATGCGCGTCAGCGCCCGAGGCTTCACGACGTACCAGATTTCCGAGGACGGCTCGCGCCTGCTCGTCCCCCTGTCCGGCCGCCTCTACGTGGTGGAGCGCGCCTCGGGCAAGGTGACGGAGCTCAAGACGGGCGCCGGCGTGCTGGACCCGCGCTTCTCCAAGGACGGCAAGCAGGTCGCCTACGTCCGCGACAATGACGTCTACCGAATCAGCGTGGACGGCAACAAGGAGCAGCGAGTCACCAAGGGCGGCTCCGACGCGAAGTCCAACGGCGTGGCCGAGTTCGTCGCCCAGGAGGAGATGGGCCGCTTCTCCGGCTACTGGTGGAGCCCGGACGGCAAGCACGTCGCGTACACGGAGTCGGACACGTCCGAGGTGGAGAAGCTCACCATCGTCGACGTGATGCACCCCGAGCGCGGCGGCGAGGTGTTCGCCTATCCGCGCCCCGGCAAGGCCAACGCGAAGGTGCGCCTGGGCGTCACCCCTGTCACCGGCGGCAAGACGACGTGGGTGAAGTGGGACGTGGCGAAGTACCCGTACCTGGCCACCGTGACGTGGCCCAAGGGCGGGCCGCTCACCGTGCTGGTGCAGAACCGCCAGCAGACCGAGCAGCAGCTGCTCGCCGTGGACCCCGCCACCGGCAAGTCGCGCGAGCTGCTGGTGGAGAAGGACTCGGCGTGGCTCAACCTGGAGCAGGACTTCCCGCTGTGGCTGGACGATGGCGCGGGCTTCCTCTGGTACACCGAGCGCAACGGCGGCCCCGAGGTCGAGCTGCGCAAGGCGGACGGCTCGCTGGAGCGCAGCCTGGTGAAGCCGGACGCGGGCTTCCGCGGCCTCGCCCGCTTCGTCCAGAAGGACCGCACGCTGTACTTCACCGGCGGCCCCAACCCCACGCAGAGCGCCCTGTGGCGCGTGAAGGACGGCGGCGCGCCGGAGCGTGCGACGGGCAGCAAGGCGGAGGGCATCGAGACGGGCTACGCCTCCAGCGAGGGTGGGGTGCTCGTCGTCAACACCTCCAGCTTGAAGAGCATGAGCAAGACCCAGATTCTGCGCGCGGACGGCACGCGCCTGGGTGAGCTGCCGGAGGTGGCGCAGGAGCCGCCCTTCATCCCCAACACCGAGCTGCGCCAGGTGGGCTCCAAGGGCTTCTGGGCCTCCATCACCCGCCCGCGCGACTTCAAGCCCGGCAAGAAGCTGCCCGTCATCGTCGAGGTGTACGGCGGCCCCACCACCACCGTCGTGCACCACAGCATGACGGCGCACCTCATGGCGCAGTGGATGGCGGACCAGGGCTTCCTCGTCGTGAAGTTCGACGGACGCGGCACGCCGCTGCGCGGCCACGACTGGGAGCGCGCGGTGAAGTTCGACTTCGTCACCGCCACGCTGGATGACCAGGCGGAGGCCATCCAGGAGCTGGCCCGGGTGATGCCCGAGGTCGACATCAAGCGCGTGGGCATCCAGGGCTGGAGCTTCGGTGGCTACATGGCCGCGCTCGCCGCCCTCAAGCGCCCGGACGTCTTCAAGGCGTCCGTCGCCGGCGCCCCCGTGGTGGACTGGCTGGACTACGACACGCACTACACCGAGCGCTACCTGGGCGTGCCCCAGGAGAACCCCGAGGCGTACGAGAAGAGCTCCCTGCTCACGTACGCGAAGAAGGACGCGCCCATCGGCAAGCTGCTGCTCATCCACGGCACCGCGGATGACAACGTCTACTTCTTCCACACGCTCAAGCTCAGCGACGCGCTCTTCCGCGCGGGCAAGCCGCACGAGCTCTTGCCGCTCAGCGGCCTGACGCACATGGTCCCCGACCCGGTGGTGAAGGAGCGCCAGTGGGAGACCGTGATGAACCACTTCAAGAAGAACCTGTAA